From one Candidatus Brocadiaceae bacterium genomic stretch:
- a CDS encoding prepilin-type N-terminal cleavage/methylation domain-containing protein, whose product MRGRRAFTLVEMLVATAMLAMLALGGYLALAAGTASAQKARRVGRMVAAAQAALQQMTSDVRSAVAHRDKVRLTSLDVQYEGRDADTIDFMAPCTADFFMGIGGRCEVGYFIDNDPATESQGLVRREDGTIGDDPLAGGVLRLVTPLVSEMNLDFFDGVEWVDGWSDSERFPRAVRIVIVVADPDEVEVPRRFQTTVAVPAG is encoded by the coding sequence ATGAGAGGCAGGCGCGCATTCACGCTGGTCGAGATGCTGGTGGCCACCGCCATGCTCGCCATGCTGGCGTTGGGAGGCTACCTGGCCCTGGCCGCCGGCACGGCGTCGGCGCAGAAGGCGCGGCGTGTCGGCCGCATGGTGGCTGCGGCGCAGGCGGCGCTGCAGCAGATGACGTCCGACGTGCGGTCCGCCGTGGCCCACCGCGACAAGGTGCGGCTGACCTCACTGGACGTGCAGTACGAGGGCCGCGACGCCGACACGATCGACTTCATGGCGCCTTGCACGGCCGACTTTTTCATGGGCATCGGCGGGCGTTGCGAGGTCGGCTACTTCATCGACAACGACCCGGCAACCGAGTCCCAGGGGCTTGTCCGGCGCGAGGATGGGACGATCGGCGACGACCCGCTGGCCGGCGGAGTCCTGCGGCTCGTGACGCCGCTTGTGTCGGAGATGAACCTGGACTTCTTCGACGGGGTGGAGTGGGTGGACGGGTGGAGCGATTCGGAGCGGTTCCCGCGGGCGGTTCGGATCGTGATCGTGGTCGCGGACCCGGACGAAGTGGAGGTCCCGCGCCGTTTCCAGACCACAGTCGCCGTTCCGGCAGGGTGA
- a CDS encoding prepilin-type N-terminal cleavage/methylation domain-containing protein: protein MAHARGFSLVEMVVAVLIFSLAVTAVLGVFAAGLRSTAVSLNHTQGVFLAQGLVEEVLAADQVEVGQWHGEFGLEFPDAWWTRMVESTDTPDLYRLRVEVSWPEHGTERTVELVTLVAGR from the coding sequence ATGGCGCACGCCCGGGGATTCTCGCTCGTGGAGATGGTCGTGGCCGTGCTCATATTCAGCCTCGCGGTGACCGCCGTCCTCGGCGTGTTCGCGGCCGGCCTGCGATCGACGGCCGTGTCGCTGAACCACACGCAGGGGGTCTTCCTTGCCCAGGGCCTCGTGGAGGAGGTCCTGGCGGCCGACCAGGTGGAGGTCGGCCAGTGGCACGGGGAGTTCGGGCTCGAGTTCCCCGATGCCTGGTGGACGCGCATGGTCGAGAGCACGGACACGCCGGACCTGTACAGGCTGCGCGTGGAGGTGAGCTGGCCGGAGCACGGAACGGAGCGGACGGTCGAACTCGTGACGCTGGTGGCGGGGCGGTAG